A region of Hippoglossus stenolepis isolate QCI-W04-F060 chromosome 7, HSTE1.2, whole genome shotgun sequence DNA encodes the following proteins:
- the slc25a5 gene encoding ADP/ATP translocase 2 produces the protein MNETAVSFAKDFLAGGIAAAISKTAVAPIERVKLLLQVQHASRQIAVDQQYKGIIDCVVRIPKEQGFISYWRGNLANVIRYFPTQALNFAFKDKYKNVFLDGVDKHKQFWRYFAGNLASGGAAGATSLCFVYPLDFARTRLAADVGKVGQEREFKGLGDCLVKISKSDGIKGLYQGFNVSVQGIIIYRAAYFGVYDTAKGMLPDPKNTHIFVSWMIAQSVTAVAGLVSYPFDTVRRRMMMQSGRKGADIMYSGTIDCWKKISRDEGGKAFFKGALSNVLRGMGGAFVLVLYDELKKVI, from the exons ATGAATGAAACAGCCGTTTCCTTCGCCAAGGACTTCCTGGCTGGTGGTATCGCCGCCGCCATCTCCAAAACAGCTGTAGCGCCCATCGAGAGAGTCAAGCTTCTCCTGCAG GTTCAACATGCCAGCAGACAGATTGCGGTTGACCAGCAGTACAAGGGCATCATTGACTGCGTCGTCCGTATCCCCAAAGAGCAGGGCTTCATCTCGTATTGGAGGGGGAACCTGGCCAACGTCATCCGATACTTCCCCACCCAGGCCCTCAACTTTGCTTTCAAGGACAAGTACAAGAATGTCTTCCTCGATGGCGTGGACAAGCACAAGCAGTTCTGGAGATACTTCGCGGGCAACCTGGCGTCGGGCGGTGCAGCTGGAGCCACGTCCCTCTGTTTCGTCTACCCCCTCGACTTCGCCAGAACACGCTTGGCCGCCGATGTTGGCAAAGTCGGACAGGAGCGCGAGTTCAAAGGTCTGGGCGACTGCTTGGTGAAGATCTCCAAGTCTGACGGCATCAAGGGTCTGTATCAGGGCTTCAATGTCTCAGTACAAGGCATCATCATCTACAGGGCTGCTTACTTTGGCGTCTACGACACAGCCAAGG GCATGCTTCCAGATcccaagaacacacacatttttgtcagCTGGATGATCGCTCAGTCTGTGACTGCTGTCGCCGGTCTTGTATCCTACCCCTTCGACACCGTCCGTCGTCGTATGATGATGCAGTCTGGACGCAAAggag ccGACATCATGTACAGCGGAACCATCGACTGCTGGAAGAAGATCTCGCGTGACGAGGGCGGCAAGGCCTTCTTCAAGGGAGCGCTGTCTAATGTGCTCAGAGGCATGGGCGGCGCCTTTGTGCTCGTCTTATACGATGAGCTCAAGAAAGTCATCTAA
- the slc25a43 gene encoding solute carrier family 25 member 43 → MASVKKDNRLTASQSFLCTGFSGFFSKSVTSPLEVVRVKSQVGTFHCKRGFCQSFLLIYQNEGLRGFWKGNLASCLRLFPYTAVHLSTYKKIVHLHMDELGFISQWRAILAGGLAGFAAALATYPLEVVETRLIAQNCRQPTYIGVIHTLSKIYRSEGLLALYRGFSLTVLGAFPFSIGCYAVYMNLDKIWREPPFRFTPLQNFINGCLAAGVSQTLSYPFETVKRKMQAQSARLPHYGGVDVHFNGMMDCFIQVVRNKGVLSLWSGLTANMIKIVPCFGLLYTCFELCKQVCLYRNGYIISPLSYQLAPGVDQSLGPSELQELKRYLRNRNFDSGESSF, encoded by the exons ATGGCCTCGGTGAAGAAGGACAACAGGCTGACCGCCTCTCAGAGCTTCCTGTGCACCGGGTTCTCCGGGTTCTTCAGTAAGAGCGTCACCTCTCCCCTGGAGGTGGTGCGGGTCAAGAGCCAGGTGGGAACCTTCCACTGCAAGAGAGGGTTCTGCCAgagcttcctcctcatctacCAGAACGAGGGGCTCCGGGGCTTCTGGAAGGGGAACCTCGCCTCCTGCCTCCGGCTCTTCCCTTACACCGCGGTCCACCTCTCCACCTACAAGAA GATAGTCCACCTTCACATGGACGAACTGGGCTTCATCTCTCAGTGGAGGGCCATATTAGCCGGGGGTCTGGCTGgttttgctgctgctctggccACGTACCCactggaggtggtggagaccaggCTCATTGCTCAGAACTGCAGGCAGCCCACGTACATCGGCGTAATACACACCCTCTCAAAGATCTACAGGAGTGAGGGGCTTCTGGCTCTCTACAGGGGCTTTTCCCTCACGGTTTTAG GTGCATTTCCCTTCTCTATTGGATGCTACGCAGTCTACATGAACTTGGACAAGATCTGGCGGGAGCCTCCTTTTCGCTTCACTCCCCTCCAGAACTTCATCAATGGCTGTCTTGCAGCAGGAGTCTCTCAAACTCTCTCGTACCCGTTTGAAACGGTGAAAAGGAAAATGCAA GCGCAGAGTGCCCGTCTTCCACATTATGGTGGAGTTGACGTCCATTTCAACGGGATGATGGACTGTTTCATACAGGTGGTGAGAAACAAAGGCGTACTCTCATTGTGGAGCGGTCTCACTGCCAACATGATAAAG ATTGTTCCCTGTTTTGGCCTTCTGTATACCTGCTTTGAGTTGTGCAAGCAGGTTTGCCTTTACCGCAACGGGTACATCATCTCACCCCTGAGCTACCAGCTCGCACCGGGGGTCGACCAGAGCCTCGGGCCGtccgagctgcaggagctgaagcGCTACCTGAGAAACAGGAACTTTGACTCAGGGGAGTCGTCTTTTTGA